From Humibacter ginsenosidimutans, a single genomic window includes:
- the rho gene encoding transcription termination factor Rho produces MPARGKESSSVTDVNLRADGADSTTDLSALRVPQLQALASELGISGAAKLRKGELVAAIEAARGAAAPAAVEPTVAAQLELPVEDEAVPATAPSAESDAQAPAESELSPAQAEAALQAALDLQTPPARARRGSRRVTSVDGGHTVSAAGHVNHGEAGLPPLADDSGADDAQAVPAARDAATEASAADTSSDVEQKASEKDAAAAAETPEGAQGEQQPRQGRRNRGRNKNRRGENGQAENGQQAADAEQGQSDQQNQNGQQNKGQGGQQTQQKQGQNQRGQNGQQGQQNNRQNQGGQQNQGQQGDDERGGRGRYRDRKRRGAGDEVEPEILEDDVLIPVAGILDVLDNYAFVRTSGYLPGPSDVYVSLGQVKKYNLRKGDAVVGAIRQPREGENTGRQKYNALVKVDSVNGQSNDEAQNRVEFTKLTPLYPQERLRLETEPTKLTQRIIDLVAPIGKGQRGLIVAPPKAGKTIVMQQIANAITTNNPEVHLMVVLVDERPEEVTDMQRTVKGEVIASTFDRPAEDHTTVAELAIERAKRLVELGHDVVVLLDSITRLSRAYNLAAPASGRILSGGVDASALYPPKRFFGAARNIEHGGSLTILATALIETGSKMDEVIFEEFKGTGNSELRLSRQLADKRIFPAVDVNASGTRREEMLMSADEVKITWKLRRALAGLDQQQALEVVLGKLKETSSNVEFLVQMQKSMPAPTNGHGVAHSHAHENDHR; encoded by the coding sequence ATGCCCGCCAGAGGAAAGGAATCCTCTTCAGTGACTGATGTCAATCTCCGCGCCGATGGCGCGGACTCCACCACCGATCTGTCGGCGCTGCGTGTGCCGCAGCTGCAGGCCCTGGCCTCCGAGCTGGGCATCTCCGGCGCGGCGAAGCTGCGCAAGGGCGAGCTCGTCGCCGCCATCGAGGCGGCGCGCGGTGCAGCGGCTCCTGCCGCGGTCGAGCCGACGGTCGCCGCGCAGCTCGAGCTTCCGGTCGAGGACGAAGCCGTCCCCGCGACCGCGCCGAGCGCGGAATCCGATGCTCAGGCGCCCGCCGAGTCGGAGCTCAGCCCGGCCCAGGCCGAGGCAGCCCTGCAGGCCGCTCTCGACCTGCAGACCCCGCCGGCGCGCGCGCGTCGCGGCTCCCGTCGCGTCACGAGCGTCGACGGCGGCCACACGGTGTCCGCCGCTGGCCACGTGAACCACGGCGAGGCCGGCCTCCCGCCGCTCGCCGACGACTCGGGCGCCGACGATGCCCAGGCTGTTCCCGCGGCACGCGATGCTGCGACCGAGGCCTCCGCCGCCGACACGTCGTCGGACGTCGAGCAGAAGGCGTCCGAGAAGGATGCCGCTGCCGCCGCTGAGACGCCGGAGGGCGCCCAGGGCGAGCAGCAGCCGCGTCAGGGCCGTCGCAACCGCGGCCGCAACAAGAACCGCCGCGGCGAGAACGGCCAGGCCGAGAACGGCCAGCAGGCCGCGGACGCCGAGCAGGGCCAGAGCGATCAGCAGAACCAGAACGGCCAGCAGAACAAGGGCCAGGGCGGTCAGCAGACCCAGCAGAAGCAGGGCCAGAACCAGCGCGGCCAGAACGGCCAGCAGGGCCAGCAGAACAACCGCCAGAACCAGGGCGGCCAGCAGAACCAGGGTCAGCAGGGCGACGACGAGCGCGGCGGCCGTGGCCGTTACCGCGACCGCAAGCGTCGCGGTGCCGGTGACGAGGTCGAGCCCGAGATTCTCGAAGACGACGTGCTGATCCCCGTGGCGGGCATCCTCGACGTGCTCGACAACTACGCGTTCGTGCGCACGAGCGGCTACCTGCCCGGCCCGAGCGACGTGTACGTCTCGCTCGGCCAGGTGAAGAAGTACAACCTGCGCAAGGGCGACGCCGTGGTCGGCGCCATCCGCCAGCCGCGCGAGGGCGAGAACACCGGACGCCAGAAGTACAACGCGCTCGTCAAGGTGGACTCCGTCAACGGCCAGTCCAACGACGAGGCGCAGAACCGCGTCGAGTTCACCAAGCTCACCCCGCTCTACCCGCAGGAGCGCCTGCGGCTGGAGACCGAGCCCACCAAGCTCACGCAGCGCATCATCGACCTGGTCGCTCCGATCGGCAAGGGTCAGCGCGGCCTCATCGTGGCGCCGCCCAAGGCCGGCAAGACCATCGTGATGCAGCAGATCGCCAACGCGATCACCACGAACAACCCCGAGGTGCACCTCATGGTCGTGCTCGTGGACGAGCGGCCCGAAGAGGTCACCGACATGCAGCGCACGGTCAAGGGCGAGGTCATCGCGTCCACGTTCGACCGTCCCGCCGAAGACCACACCACTGTCGCCGAGCTCGCCATCGAGCGCGCGAAGCGCCTGGTGGAGCTGGGCCACGACGTCGTCGTGCTGCTCGACTCGATCACGCGCCTCAGCCGCGCGTACAACCTGGCGGCGCCGGCATCCGGTCGCATCCTCTCCGGCGGTGTCGACGCGTCGGCGCTCTACCCGCCGAAGCGCTTCTTCGGCGCAGCGCGCAACATCGAGCACGGCGGGTCGCTGACCATACTGGCCACGGCGCTCATCGAGACCGGGTCCAAGATGGACGAGGTCATCTTCGAGGAGTTCAAGGGCACCGGCAACTCGGAGCTGCGCCTGTCGCGTCAGCTCGCAGACAAGCGCATCTTCCCGGCCGTCGACGTGAACGCGTCGGGCACGCGCCGCGAGGAGATGCTGATGAGCGCCGACGAGGTGAAGATCACCTGGAAGCTGCGTCGCGCCCTTGCGGGCCTCGATCAGCAGCAGGCGCTCGAGGTGGTGCTCGGCAAGCTCAAGGAGACCAGCTCCAACGTGGAGTTCCTCGTGCAGATGCAGAAGTCGATGCCGGCGCCCACGAACGGTCACGGCGTCGCGCACTCGCACGCGCACGAGAACGACCACCGCTAG
- a CDS encoding homoserine dehydrogenase has protein sequence MIEYRTLKVALLGAGSVGSQVAKLLLEHGDELASRIGAGLELVGIAVRDVDAPRRADLPRELFTTDARSLILSADIVVELMGGIDPAREYVLLALTSGADVVTGNKALLAEHGPELFAAAEQVGAQLYYEAAVGGAIPIIRPLRESLAGDRVERILGIVNGTTNFILDRMDTAGESMESALAVATELGYAERSDPSADIEGYDAAAKAAIIAGLAFHTSVPLGSVYREGITSVTKEQVDAARAGGYVIKLLAICERVVGEDGVEGVSARVYPALVPREHPLAAVRGVHNAVFVQAAAAGDLMFYGAGAGGLQTASAVLGDVVSAARRHVVGGPGVAESTRADLPVLGAEAVRTRYQITLRVTDAPGVLSRVAATLASHDVSVETLTQTVAHAALASDGQSAGRDAVPGTATLVIGTHVAFESALAATVGALRDSGEVVAVTSVLRVEGA, from the coding sequence GTGATCGAATACCGAACCCTGAAGGTCGCGCTGCTCGGGGCCGGATCCGTCGGTTCCCAGGTGGCGAAGCTGCTGCTCGAGCACGGCGACGAGCTGGCATCCCGCATCGGTGCCGGGCTCGAACTCGTCGGCATCGCGGTGCGCGACGTGGATGCCCCGCGCCGCGCCGACCTCCCGCGCGAGCTCTTCACGACCGACGCGCGCTCCCTCATCCTGAGCGCGGACATCGTCGTCGAGCTGATGGGCGGCATCGACCCCGCGCGGGAGTACGTGCTGCTCGCGCTCACCTCGGGCGCCGACGTCGTCACCGGCAACAAGGCGCTGCTGGCCGAGCACGGACCCGAGTTGTTCGCCGCCGCCGAGCAGGTGGGCGCGCAGCTCTACTACGAGGCAGCCGTCGGCGGCGCGATCCCCATCATCCGGCCGCTGCGCGAGAGCCTCGCGGGCGACAGGGTGGAGCGCATCCTCGGCATCGTCAACGGCACCACCAACTTCATCCTCGACCGCATGGACACGGCGGGGGAGAGCATGGAGTCCGCGCTCGCCGTGGCGACCGAGCTCGGCTACGCGGAGCGGAGCGATCCGTCCGCCGACATCGAGGGCTACGATGCCGCGGCCAAGGCCGCGATCATCGCAGGCCTGGCCTTCCACACGAGTGTGCCGCTCGGCTCCGTGTATCGCGAGGGCATCACGAGCGTCACGAAGGAACAGGTCGACGCCGCGCGCGCCGGAGGCTACGTGATCAAGCTGCTCGCCATCTGCGAGCGCGTGGTCGGCGAAGACGGTGTCGAGGGCGTTTCGGCGCGCGTGTATCCGGCATTGGTGCCGAGGGAGCATCCGCTGGCCGCCGTGCGCGGCGTGCACAACGCCGTCTTCGTGCAGGCAGCGGCAGCAGGCGACCTCATGTTCTACGGGGCCGGTGCCGGCGGCCTGCAGACGGCCTCGGCGGTGCTGGGCGATGTGGTCTCCGCAGCCAGGCGCCACGTCGTCGGCGGGCCAGGTGTCGCCGAGTCGACGCGCGCCGATCTCCCCGTGCTCGGCGCAGAGGCGGTGCGCACGCGCTACCAGATCACGCTGCGCGTCACCGACGCCCCCGGCGTGCTCTCGCGCGTCGCCGCCACGTTGGCTTCGCACGACGTGTCGGTCGAGACGCTCACCCAGACGGTCGCGCACGCCGCGCTGGCATCCGACGGCCAATCCGCCGGTCGGGATGCCGTTCCCGGCACGGCTACGCTGGTCATCGGAACGCATGTGGCGTTCGAATCCGCACTGGCGGCCACGGTCGGCGCCCTCCGCGACAGCGGGGAAGTCGTGGCCGTGACCTCCGTTCTACGAGTTGAAGGAGCCTGA
- a CDS encoding LmeA family phospholipid-binding protein, with product MSNQDQPTEPLPPYRADESPTKPYAALGHPEPSADGAGDGPAPGRRRGLKAAVWIVGVVAVLVVLFFVTDAVLRQVAQNAVSDEIRSQLPDDVTANDLSVKIDGFSVIGQYLSGRFEKIELTSSDVLVQGNRLSANIVAHGVPTDFSKPVQRIDGSMTIGQRAVNGLVDLPNGTTVTLKQNEVGLKGTGQILGIDVGYTASVTPTLKGGDTVVLSPQNVSVTAGGGSLDVTRFAKDLLPSQISICVAQYLPKGIDVTGLTVEDDVAHVSVRANDFVLSDETLQTKGSCG from the coding sequence ATGTCGAATCAGGATCAGCCGACGGAGCCGTTGCCGCCGTACCGGGCGGACGAGTCGCCGACGAAGCCGTATGCCGCCCTCGGGCATCCCGAACCGTCCGCAGACGGCGCCGGCGACGGGCCCGCGCCCGGTCGGCGCCGCGGTCTGAAGGCCGCCGTGTGGATCGTCGGTGTGGTGGCGGTGCTCGTCGTGCTCTTCTTCGTGACGGATGCCGTGCTGCGCCAGGTCGCACAGAACGCCGTGAGCGACGAGATCCGCTCGCAACTGCCCGACGACGTGACCGCGAACGACCTCTCCGTGAAGATCGACGGGTTCTCGGTGATCGGGCAGTACCTGAGCGGCCGGTTCGAGAAGATCGAACTGACGTCGAGCGACGTGCTCGTGCAGGGCAACAGGCTGAGCGCGAACATCGTCGCACACGGCGTGCCGACCGACTTCTCCAAGCCGGTCCAGCGCATCGACGGGTCGATGACGATCGGTCAGCGCGCCGTCAACGGCCTCGTCGACCTGCCGAACGGCACCACGGTCACGCTGAAGCAGAACGAGGTGGGGCTCAAGGGAACCGGCCAGATTCTCGGCATCGATGTCGGGTACACGGCGTCCGTGACTCCGACGCTGAAGGGCGGAGACACCGTCGTGCTCTCGCCGCAGAACGTGAGCGTGACGGCCGGTGGCGGGTCGCTCGACGTGACGCGGTTCGCGAAGGACCTGCTGCCGTCGCAGATCTCGATCTGCGTCGCGCAGTACCTGCCGAAGGGCATCGATGTGACGGGCCTCACGGTCGAGGACGACGTCGCCCACGTCTCCGTGCGCGCGAACGACTTCGTGCTCAGCGACGAGACATTGCAGACCAAGGGCTCCTGCGGCTGA
- the thrB gene encoding homoserine kinase, with product MPVGRSVRVKVPATSANLGPGFDTLGLALALYDDLTVTVREAPGATVTVHGVGEGEVPTDETNLVVRSIAHTFAAAGVPMPGVQLIANNSIPHGRGLGSSGAAIVSGIVAAKGLLEGIVELDAAQLLALATELEGHPDNVAPALFGGLTIAWMSGTGPAHKKLMVHRGVSPLVFVPEHVMSTALARSLQPQSVPHEDAVFNVSRSALLIAALVQSPELLLAATEDKLHQNYRAQAMPETNRLISALRAAGFPAVVSGAGPSILVLCSDPAQRLAAASLVADSAETVWQPLMLAVDFLGATVQRTAGTP from the coding sequence GTGCCCGTCGGGCGCTCGGTGCGCGTCAAGGTGCCGGCGACGTCGGCCAACCTCGGCCCCGGATTCGACACGCTCGGTCTGGCGCTCGCTCTCTACGACGACCTCACGGTCACCGTGCGCGAGGCGCCGGGAGCGACCGTCACGGTGCACGGCGTCGGCGAGGGCGAGGTGCCGACCGACGAGACCAACCTCGTCGTGCGCTCCATCGCGCACACGTTCGCGGCGGCGGGCGTGCCGATGCCCGGTGTGCAGCTCATCGCCAACAACTCCATCCCGCACGGCCGTGGCCTCGGTTCCTCCGGCGCTGCCATCGTGTCGGGGATCGTGGCGGCGAAGGGGCTGCTCGAGGGCATCGTCGAGCTCGACGCGGCGCAGTTGCTCGCGCTGGCGACGGAGTTGGAGGGGCATCCTGACAACGTCGCCCCCGCCCTTTTCGGCGGCCTCACCATCGCGTGGATGTCCGGCACCGGTCCCGCGCACAAGAAGCTGATGGTGCATCGGGGCGTGTCGCCCCTGGTGTTCGTTCCGGAGCACGTGATGTCCACGGCTCTCGCGCGCAGCCTGCAGCCGCAGTCGGTGCCGCACGAGGACGCGGTCTTCAACGTGTCGCGTTCGGCGCTCCTCATCGCGGCTCTCGTGCAGAGTCCTGAGCTGCTGCTGGCGGCCACCGAGGACAAGCTGCATCAGAACTATCGTGCGCAGGCCATGCCGGAGACCAACCGGCTCATCTCGGCACTGCGCGCCGCGGGCTTCCCGGCCGTCGTGTCGGGCGCCGGGCCCTCGATCCTGGTGCTGTGCAGCGATCCTGCGCAGCGCCTCGCCGCAGCCAGTCTCGTCGCCGACTCGGCGGAGACCGTGTGGCAGCCGCTCATGTTGGCCGTCGACTTTCTCGGCGCCACCGTGCAGCGAACGGCCGGCACCCCGTAG
- a CDS encoding iron ABC transporter ATP-binding protein yields the protein MRTLRPRHAAQLGRVTAAIVVAASALLLAGCAGSPDPVASVTPHIRSTTTKTPAATASSSPTATPTPVTLSCDQVLTSDQLGKLVPKLTADSGFTAEKGSNAATAVADAGVACGYRNGTSGNIVAVSIAQPTATDLTSLKNTAIRDSNVVPTYGVPPKVMGYFAADSTSGVAQAFTGAYWIVAESKDFHEPGDASLVMADVIGNLQ from the coding sequence ATGCGCACACTCCGCCCCCGGCATGCAGCCCAGCTCGGCCGTGTCACGGCCGCCATCGTCGTCGCCGCCTCGGCGCTTCTGCTCGCCGGATGCGCGGGCTCGCCCGATCCCGTCGCCTCGGTGACCCCGCACATCCGTTCGACGACCACGAAGACGCCCGCTGCGACGGCGTCATCCTCCCCGACAGCCACACCGACGCCCGTGACGCTCAGCTGCGATCAGGTGCTCACGAGCGACCAGCTCGGCAAGCTGGTGCCGAAGCTGACCGCAGACTCCGGGTTCACCGCAGAGAAGGGGTCGAACGCGGCGACGGCCGTCGCCGACGCCGGAGTCGCCTGCGGCTACCGCAACGGCACGAGCGGCAACATCGTCGCCGTGTCGATCGCACAACCCACCGCGACCGACCTGACGTCGCTGAAGAACACCGCGATCCGCGACAGCAACGTCGTTCCGACCTATGGCGTGCCACCCAAGGTGATGGGGTATTTCGCCGCCGACTCGACGTCGGGTGTCGCCCAAGCGTTCACGGGCGCCTACTGGATCGTGGCCGAGTCGAAGGACTTCCACGAGCCGGGCGACGCGAGTCTCGTGATGGCCGACGTGATCGGCAATCTGCAGTAA
- the lysA gene encoding diaminopimelate decarboxylase, giving the protein MPDNPLAPDWLHAPDDGNAFVPEVWPTGIRRTDDGVAVIGGVRVDDLVADYATPLYVLDERVVRELAERVRLAFTDAFERVDTTAEVYYAGKAFLSTEVARWVTEAGLRIDVASGGELAVALAAGVDAGRLGLHGNNKSRAEIDRAIEVGVGTIVIDSEQEIARVAQAASAHGRVQRVRLRVRTGVHAHTHEFLATAHEDQKFGVALDDAERLVALIRSHDGLEFVGLHCHIGSQIFGADGFAESAARLVAVHARLLAGGPVPELNLGGGFGIAYTSADEPDRIEDLAQRVAQVLAAECERANIPLPVVAFEPGRYIVGPAGVTLYTVGTTKPVNLDADGTPAQRLYVSVDGGMSDNARPALYGADYSARIVSRTSPAEPVLVRVAGKHCESGDIVVNDEYLPADVAEGDVLAVAATGAYCWSLSSNYNYLPRPAVVAVSDGASRMIVRGETVDDLLVRDLGARHAETAPAVERRHEDAPGPLARADRQEGAK; this is encoded by the coding sequence GTGCCCGACAACCCGCTGGCCCCAGACTGGCTGCACGCCCCCGACGACGGCAACGCGTTCGTTCCCGAGGTCTGGCCTACAGGCATCCGCAGAACCGACGACGGCGTCGCTGTGATCGGCGGTGTTCGCGTCGACGACCTCGTCGCCGACTACGCGACGCCGCTCTACGTTCTCGACGAGCGCGTGGTGCGTGAGCTCGCCGAGCGCGTGCGCCTGGCCTTCACCGACGCCTTCGAGCGCGTGGACACCACGGCAGAGGTTTATTACGCGGGCAAGGCGTTCCTCAGCACCGAGGTCGCCCGCTGGGTCACCGAGGCCGGTCTGCGCATCGACGTCGCCAGCGGCGGCGAACTCGCGGTGGCGCTGGCGGCGGGAGTGGATGCCGGCCGGCTCGGCCTGCACGGCAACAACAAGTCGCGTGCGGAGATCGACCGTGCGATCGAGGTCGGAGTCGGCACGATCGTGATCGACTCCGAGCAGGAGATCGCGCGGGTCGCGCAGGCAGCATCCGCCCACGGGCGCGTGCAGCGCGTGCGGCTCCGGGTGCGCACCGGCGTGCACGCGCACACCCACGAGTTTCTCGCGACAGCGCATGAGGACCAGAAGTTCGGCGTCGCGCTCGACGACGCCGAACGGCTCGTGGCGCTGATCCGCTCGCACGACGGTCTCGAATTCGTCGGCCTGCACTGTCACATCGGCTCGCAGATCTTCGGCGCCGACGGTTTCGCCGAATCCGCGGCGCGGCTCGTCGCCGTGCATGCCAGGCTGCTGGCCGGCGGCCCGGTGCCCGAGCTGAACCTCGGCGGGGGATTCGGCATCGCCTACACGAGCGCTGATGAACCCGACCGCATCGAAGACCTGGCGCAGCGTGTTGCCCAGGTGCTCGCGGCGGAGTGCGAGCGGGCGAATATCCCGCTTCCCGTCGTGGCGTTCGAGCCCGGCCGCTACATCGTCGGGCCTGCAGGTGTCACGCTCTACACGGTCGGCACCACCAAGCCCGTGAACCTCGACGCCGACGGCACACCGGCTCAGCGTCTGTACGTCAGCGTCGACGGCGGCATGAGCGACAACGCACGTCCCGCGCTGTACGGGGCCGATTACTCGGCCCGCATCGTCTCGCGCACCTCGCCCGCCGAGCCTGTGCTCGTGCGGGTGGCGGGCAAGCACTGCGAGTCGGGTGACATCGTCGTGAACGACGAGTACCTGCCCGCTGACGTCGCCGAGGGCGATGTGCTCGCCGTGGCGGCGACCGGCGCCTACTGCTGGTCGCTGTCGAGCAACTACAACTATCTGCCGCGGCCCGCCGTGGTCGCGGTGTCAGACGGAGCCTCACGCATGATCGTGCGCGGCGAGACCGTCGACGACCTGCTCGTCCGCGACCTCGGGGCGCGGCACGCAGAGACCGCGCCCGCCGTGGAGCGGCGGCATGAGGATGCGCCGGGTCCGCTGGCCCGCGCCGATCGCCAGGAGGGGGCGAAGTGA
- the argS gene encoding arginine--tRNA ligase, translated as MNPDQLADQLYAIVTRVVDARRAEQGSTETAPLLSRADIRLERPKNRDHGDWASNAAMRLAKPLGVNPRELAQEIALESERLDGVAQAEVAGPGFINFRLDAAAAGALAKTIVDAGEEYGRNVTQAGRTINLEFVSANPTGPLHIGHTRWAALGDSIARVLKASGAELASEYYINDAGAQMDKFGDSVLAAAKGEPTPEGGYPGQYIADLAAAVLEREPDLLSLPDEDALATARELAYDLQLAEIRQSLKDFNVEFDVFFSERTLHAKNPQTGTSLVDDAVGRLRKQGHVFDADDAVWVRTTDFGDDKDRVIRRSNGVYTYFAADAAYYLSKSDRGFEHKIYLLGADHHGYVHRLRALAGAAGDDPNRDIEVLIGQLVSVNGARLSKRAGNIIELTDLQKWLGTDALRYSLGRSPADSPLTLDPELLRSHSNDNPVYYVQYAHARTRSVARNAEAAGVTRSAFAPELLTHETESALLGALQEFPRIVAMAAELREPHRVARYIEEVAGLYHKWYDNCRVIPLGEEPITDVHRTRLWLNDATGQVIRNGLGLLGVSAPERM; from the coding sequence GTGAATCCCGATCAGCTCGCCGACCAGTTGTACGCCATCGTCACGCGCGTGGTGGACGCTCGACGCGCCGAGCAGGGATCGACTGAGACGGCTCCGTTGTTGTCGCGCGCGGACATCCGGCTGGAGCGTCCGAAGAACCGCGATCACGGCGATTGGGCGTCGAACGCGGCCATGCGCCTGGCGAAGCCGCTCGGCGTGAACCCGCGCGAGTTGGCGCAGGAGATCGCGTTGGAGAGCGAGCGGCTCGACGGGGTCGCCCAGGCAGAGGTCGCTGGCCCAGGCTTCATCAACTTCCGCCTCGATGCGGCGGCCGCAGGCGCGCTCGCCAAGACGATCGTCGATGCGGGCGAGGAGTATGGCCGCAACGTCACGCAGGCCGGACGAACGATCAATCTCGAGTTCGTCTCCGCGAACCCGACGGGTCCGCTGCACATCGGACACACCAGGTGGGCGGCGCTCGGCGACTCGATCGCGCGCGTGCTGAAGGCATCCGGTGCCGAGCTCGCCAGCGAGTACTACATCAACGACGCGGGCGCCCAGATGGACAAGTTCGGCGACTCCGTGCTCGCTGCGGCCAAGGGCGAGCCCACGCCGGAGGGCGGCTACCCGGGCCAGTACATCGCCGACCTCGCAGCCGCCGTGCTCGAGCGCGAGCCCGACCTGCTGTCGCTGCCCGATGAGGATGCCCTCGCCACGGCCCGCGAGCTCGCCTACGACCTGCAGCTGGCCGAGATCCGTCAGTCGCTGAAGGACTTCAACGTGGAGTTCGACGTGTTCTTCAGCGAGCGCACGCTGCACGCGAAGAACCCCCAGACGGGCACGAGCCTCGTGGACGACGCCGTGGGCCGGTTGCGCAAGCAGGGTCACGTCTTCGATGCGGACGACGCCGTCTGGGTGCGCACCACCGACTTCGGCGACGACAAAGACCGGGTCATCCGGCGAAGCAACGGCGTCTACACCTACTTCGCGGCCGACGCGGCGTACTACCTGAGCAAGTCCGACCGCGGTTTCGAGCACAAGATCTACCTGCTCGGCGCCGACCACCACGGATACGTGCACAGGTTGCGGGCGCTCGCCGGCGCGGCAGGAGACGATCCGAATCGTGACATCGAGGTGCTGATCGGACAGCTCGTGAGCGTCAACGGCGCTCGGCTTTCGAAGCGGGCCGGCAACATCATCGAGCTCACCGACCTGCAGAAGTGGCTCGGAACAGACGCTCTCCGCTACTCCTTGGGTCGCTCACCTGCGGACTCTCCGCTCACGCTCGACCCCGAGCTGCTGCGCAGCCACTCCAACGACAACCCCGTGTACTACGTGCAGTACGCACACGCCCGCACCCGCTCGGTAGCACGCAACGCCGAGGCGGCGGGTGTGACGCGCAGCGCGTTCGCGCCGGAGCTGCTCACGCACGAGACGGAATCCGCTCTGCTCGGCGCACTGCAGGAGTTCCCGCGCATCGTCGCCATGGCGGCGGAGTTGCGCGAGCCGCACCGCGTCGCGCGGTACATCGAGGAGGTCGCGGGGCTGTACCACAAGTGGTACGACAACTGCCGCGTCATCCCGCTCGGCGAGGAGCCCATCACCGACGTGCACCGCACCCGGCTCTGGCTCAACGACGCGACGGGCCAGGTCATCCGCAACGGGCTCGGCCTGCTCGGCGTCTCGGCGCCCGAGCGCATGTAG
- the thrC gene encoding threonine synthase, with amino-acid sequence MAHQWQGVLREYADRLDVSEATPIVTLGEGGTPLIPAAALSRRTGADVYVKFEGMNPTGSFKDRGMTMAVSKAVEQGAKAVICASTGNTSASAAAYATHAGIKAVVLVPEGKIAMGKLSQAIAHNAELLQVRGNFDDCLDIARDLAANYPVHLVNSVNNDRIEGQKTAAFEVVEVLGDAPDFHFIPVGNAGNYTAYTRGYTEEAERGISTKLPRMFGFQAAGSAPIVLGHPVKDPDTVASAIRIGNPASWELAIAAREATNGYFGAIDDEKILAAQRILSAEVGIFVEPASAISVAGLLERAEAGDVPAGSRVVLTVTGHGLKDPQWALRLPGGGEVQPTSVPVDVAEIADVLGLSRAAASPTDAV; translated from the coding sequence GTGGCCCACCAATGGCAGGGCGTTCTGCGCGAATACGCCGACCGTCTCGACGTGAGCGAGGCGACGCCGATCGTCACGCTCGGCGAGGGTGGCACGCCGCTCATTCCCGCGGCCGCGCTCTCGCGCCGCACCGGGGCGGATGTCTACGTCAAGTTCGAGGGCATGAACCCGACGGGCTCCTTCAAGGACCGCGGCATGACCATGGCGGTCTCGAAGGCCGTCGAGCAGGGCGCGAAGGCCGTGATCTGCGCGTCGACGGGCAACACCTCCGCCTCAGCCGCCGCCTACGCGACCCACGCCGGCATCAAGGCCGTCGTTCTCGTGCCAGAGGGCAAGATCGCGATGGGCAAGCTGAGCCAGGCCATCGCCCACAACGCCGAGCTTCTTCAGGTGCGCGGCAACTTCGACGACTGCCTCGACATCGCCAGAGACCTCGCCGCCAATTACCCGGTGCACCTGGTCAACTCGGTGAACAACGACCGCATCGAGGGCCAGAAGACGGCGGCGTTCGAGGTCGTCGAGGTGTTGGGCGACGCCCCCGACTTCCACTTCATCCCGGTCGGCAACGCCGGCAACTACACCGCGTACACGCGCGGCTACACCGAGGAGGCGGAGCGCGGGATCTCCACGAAGCTGCCCCGCATGTTCGGCTTCCAGGCAGCGGGCAGCGCGCCGATCGTGCTCGGACACCCGGTGAAAGACCCCGACACGGTGGCCAGCGCCATCCGCATCGGCAACCCGGCGTCGTGGGAGCTCGCGATCGCGGCGCGCGAGGCCACGAACGGCTATTTCGGCGCCATCGACGACGAGAAGATCCTCGCCGCTCAGCGCATCCTCTCCGCCGAGGTGGGCATCTTCGTCGAGCCCGCCAGTGCGATCAGCGTCGCCGGCCTGCTCGAGCGCGCGGAGGCGGGGGATGTCCCTGCCGGCTCGCGTGTCGTGCTCACGGTCACCGGCCACGGCCTGAAGGACCCGCAGTGGGCTCTTCGTCTTCCCGGCGGCGGCGAGGTGCAGCCCACGTCCGTTCCCGTGGACGTCGCGGAGATCGCCGACGTGCTCGGCCTCAGCCGCGCCGCCGCGAGCCCGACGGACGCGGTGTGA